A genomic window from Methanobrevibacter sp. TLL-48-HuF1 includes:
- a CDS encoding glycosyltransferase family A protein, whose product MDNIKVSVIVPVYNDEEYIQTSISSIINQEFSETYEIIVVDDGSTDNSLDIAQELLSKADIPYKLVHQRNSGVSVARNHGIEVSRGDYLVFVDSDDYILTNHLSELYNGKTDFTLTQMAKEGVKSAVNSINYPELPLSAHDLIKMELQMMIPEFSFCQLMYKADLIKDNSLKFDSKAVYGEDTEFALKALSYGKSVAIGEEITYLYIQRKDSATSKAGLNRFNFIETLEKLSEFYKSRGQNELANLVITSRIPRAIFGNMNYFFYHNYDFDEVISKMEDLDLFSKLSRFKGDSKFKFKIKLFLLNPKLYYKMWKKFKNTI is encoded by the coding sequence ATGGATAATATTAAAGTAAGTGTAATTGTTCCAGTGTATAATGATGAGGAATATATACAAACTTCCATATCTTCTATAATAAATCAGGAATTTAGTGAAACTTATGAAATAATCGTTGTAGATGACGGATCAACTGACAATAGTTTAGATATTGCACAGGAATTATTAAGTAAAGCTGATATTCCATATAAGCTGGTTCATCAAAGAAATTCCGGTGTAAGTGTAGCTAGAAATCATGGAATTGAAGTTTCAAGAGGAGATTATTTGGTATTTGTTGATAGTGATGACTACATCTTAACAAATCACCTGTCTGAATTGTATAATGGAAAAACAGATTTCACATTAACTCAAATGGCAAAAGAAGGTGTAAAATCAGCAGTCAATTCAATTAATTATCCGGAACTTCCGCTATCTGCTCATGATTTGATTAAAATGGAACTTCAGATGATGATTCCGGAATTTAGTTTTTGTCAGCTGATGTATAAAGCGGATTTGATTAAAGATAACAGTTTGAAATTTGACTCGAAAGCCGTTTATGGTGAAGATACTGAATTTGCCCTTAAAGCATTAAGCTATGGGAAAAGTGTAGCTATTGGTGAAGAAATAACTTACCTCTACATTCAAAGAAAAGATTCAGCTACAAGTAAGGCAGGTCTTAATAGATTTAATTTCATTGAAACCTTAGAAAAGCTTTCAGAATTTTATAAATCCCGTGGGCAGAATGAACTGGCAAATCTGGTAATTACAAGCAGGATTCCCAGAGCCATTTTTGGAAATATGAATTATTTTTTCTACCATAATTATGATTTTGATGAAGTAATTTCTAAAATGGAGGATTTGGATTTATTTTCAAAATTGTCCCGCTTCAAAGGAGATTCTAAATTTAAGTTTAAAATAAAGCTATTTTTATTAAATCCAAAATTATATTATAAAATGTGGAAAAAATTTAAAAATACTATCTGA
- a CDS encoding AEC family transporter, translating to MNAIEITIISIVLMIGLGYFLKRIDFLSEKDIDPLNKIVMYILMPCMIFSALYSADMSLLPTLGILPFVILTASIGSGVIAYIILKRLHYDDKKIWSVLVTVMIANTAFMGYPVNLGVYGHPGFLRAIFCDLATTCMFLLLSFVLVLKFGGTVKRAFREILLFPPLWAVVLGISFNLLNIPIGPVLDKTVNYLADGAIPLIMISLGLSIELGGLARSKAMVIFTSIIKLGVFPLIALIVVSLLGLTGLQHDVGIIEAAMPSGMLSLLLAITYKLDYELTSDCILINTVISLITLPIIMTFL from the coding sequence ATGAATGCAATTGAAATTACAATTATATCTATTGTTTTAATGATTGGTTTAGGTTATTTTCTTAAAAGAATAGATTTTTTAAGTGAAAAGGATATTGATCCCTTAAATAAGATTGTAATGTATATCCTTATGCCTTGTATGATTTTTTCTGCACTTTATTCTGCAGATATGAGTCTGTTACCTACTTTAGGAATTTTACCATTTGTTATTTTAACAGCATCAATTGGTTCAGGAGTTATAGCTTATATTATTCTTAAAAGACTTCATTATGATGATAAAAAAATTTGGAGCGTTTTAGTAACTGTAATGATAGCTAATACAGCTTTCATGGGATATCCTGTCAATTTAGGTGTTTATGGTCATCCGGGATTTTTAAGAGCTATATTTTGTGATTTAGCTACAACATGTATGTTCTTATTATTGTCATTTGTCCTTGTTCTTAAGTTTGGAGGAACTGTTAAAAGGGCATTTAGGGAAATTTTACTGTTCCCGCCGTTATGGGCTGTTGTTTTAGGTATTTCATTTAATTTATTAAATATTCCTATTGGTCCGGTTTTAGATAAAACAGTTAATTATCTTGCTGATGGTGCTATTCCTTTAATTATGATTTCACTTGGTTTATCAATTGAGCTTGGTGGCCTTGCTAGAAGTAAAGCAATGGTTATTTTTACTTCAATTATTAAATTAGGTGTATTTCCGTTAATTGCTTTGATTGTTGTATCATTATTAGGACTTACTGGTTTACAACATGATGTAGGAATTATTGAGGCAGCTATGCCTTCTGGTATGTTGTCTTTATTACTGGCTATTACTTATAAATTAGATTATGAATTAACTTCAGATTGTATTTTAATAAATACGGTTATTTCATTAATAACATTACCAATCATAATGACATTTTTGTAA
- a CDS encoding CDP-glycerol--glycerophosphate glycerophosphotransferase, whose product MYLKHKIYGKLFNLFTKFSINDKQISFILDSAESFKGNLDCIKQEFEKRGDFQFNFFYKDKLSFLAFKKLATSKYVFLNDNFFPLAFMNFKKDTKVIQLWHAPGAFKKFGASSDVKSRNILAEISQNIDYLITSSEDIEDYYSEAFQINKSKIKSLGLPRADYYFKNHDLDKLRSNFNFKYPIAENKKIVLYAPTFRDNPEDNNVFNFLDLEKFNKELGEEYILVLRLHPKIKKFFKDKIEVNQKYVDCSDFKNEQELLLISDILISDYSSIMIEFALLNKPIIFFTYDYDTYMSKDRGFYFDFKKNVPGPVVYTTDELIAEVKNNDFDKNKISEFRKTQFNSIDGEASKRVVDFLLNDGGKNG is encoded by the coding sequence ATGTATCTTAAACATAAAATTTATGGAAAACTCTTCAATTTATTTACAAAGTTTTCAATTAATGATAAGCAGATATCTTTTATTTTAGATTCTGCTGAATCATTTAAAGGAAATTTGGATTGTATTAAACAGGAATTTGAAAAAAGAGGAGATTTCCAGTTTAACTTTTTTTATAAAGACAAATTATCTTTTTTGGCTTTTAAAAAATTAGCCACTTCCAAATATGTATTTCTGAATGATAATTTTTTTCCATTAGCTTTTATGAACTTTAAAAAGGATACAAAGGTAATTCAGCTATGGCATGCTCCAGGAGCTTTTAAAAAATTTGGTGCATCAAGTGATGTTAAATCTAGAAATATTTTAGCTGAGATTAGTCAGAATATAGATTATTTGATTACCTCTTCAGAGGATATTGAAGATTATTATAGTGAAGCATTCCAAATAAATAAATCTAAAATTAAGTCTTTAGGTCTTCCAAGAGCAGATTATTACTTTAAAAATCATGACTTGGACAAATTAAGGTCAAATTTCAATTTCAAATACCCGATAGCTGAAAATAAAAAAATAGTTCTTTATGCACCTACATTTAGGGACAATCCTGAAGATAATAATGTTTTTAACTTTTTGGATTTGGAAAAATTCAATAAAGAGTTAGGTGAGGAGTATATTTTAGTTTTAAGGCTCCATCCTAAGATTAAAAAGTTTTTTAAAGATAAAATTGAAGTTAATCAGAAATATGTTGATTGCAGTGATTTTAAAAATGAACAGGAGCTGCTGTTAATTTCTGATATTTTAATAAGTGACTATTCATCAATAATGATTGAATTTGCCTTGTTGAATAAACCTATAATATTTTTCACTTATGATTATGATACATACATGTCTAAAGACAGGGGATTTTACTTTGATTTTAAAAAAAATGTTCCAGGTCCAGTTGTCTATACAACTGATGAGCTGATAGCTGAAGTTAAAAATAATGATTTTGATAAAAATAAAATTTCCGAGTTTAGAAAAACACAATTTAATTCAATTGATGGTGAAGCATCTAAAAGAGTAGTTGATTTCTTATTAAATGATGGTGGCAAAAATGGATAA
- a CDS encoding OB-fold nucleic acid binding domain-containing protein, with protein sequence MDNEILELYEQVKDKLTMEEFQAKINDISKENEDLGFVDDYYAAEQVVNNILGASKDDQKSNGEILDIGDLEPGSQPAIVGMINSISNPKSFKTRKGKSGQVCNMELKDNTGEIRVVLWTENIKLLKNFKEGNIVKITDVDIKEGYRGDNEANLRPRSTITHFKEADLSKFPTYEENITDIEDLVPDTKANIIARIIRIPTPRTYEKDGKEGKVASLELKDATGEISYTLWNKNVDLIEELGLDAGDSVKILSAQVRERNGELSLTHWDGRIIKGDFDVPEFSQEFIKIGNITEQSNIAIKGVISKLQDVRTFTRKSDGSEGKLRNFDVTDDTGSIRTTIWGHDTDILLTKGDIVKIIGADARFDDYTDSGYSLNTNFNTQISINPENLSDEELDIFNEIKQKVSQIKRLSEVEEYDEDGIEVDVIGRMFAIGEINEFQRDDGSVGYARSAKFSDGEGRVNLTFWDQKAKQEYKPGGAYKIENAKVRLGMYEVELNIGTSARVMELPEDSDQARFLPSFKTIEAMIYTHKSISDVEEDDENLIVMGRIIDASNTREFDRDDGTKGYVKSLEIADNSGSINVTLWNEYAKKDWNVGDAIKFQDPQISFRNDSLEINVSRSTSILEPDESEINDLPTYDELKESIYVPKTIEALEDDDRNVRITGTLKEVFGNKILITKCPNCGNTVNQSSEDFVCEFCGEAVDEPKYLLMIPARLEDDTGEISITFFDNLAEELLDMKKEEIINLTDDGSDLGPMEGRIDDLNGLTVEVITNVSFDDYNEEIRLNPKRILSKYY encoded by the coding sequence ATGGATAATGAAATTTTAGAATTATATGAACAAGTCAAAGATAAATTGACGATGGAAGAATTTCAAGCAAAAATAAATGATATTTCTAAAGAAAACGAAGATTTAGGTTTTGTGGATGATTATTATGCTGCTGAACAGGTGGTAAACAATATACTTGGAGCCAGTAAAGATGACCAAAAATCCAATGGTGAAATTTTGGATATTGGTGATTTGGAACCTGGATCCCAACCAGCTATTGTTGGAATGATTAACAGTATCTCAAATCCGAAATCTTTTAAAACCCGTAAAGGTAAATCTGGACAAGTCTGTAATATGGAATTAAAGGATAACACTGGTGAAATTAGAGTAGTGTTATGGACAGAAAATATTAAACTTCTTAAAAACTTTAAAGAAGGAAACATTGTTAAAATTACTGATGTTGATATAAAAGAGGGTTATAGGGGAGATAATGAAGCTAATTTAAGACCTAGATCAACTATAACTCATTTTAAAGAAGCAGATTTATCAAAATTCCCGACATACGAGGAGAATATAACTGATATTGAAGACCTTGTTCCCGATACAAAAGCAAATATTATTGCTAGAATTATAAGAATTCCAACTCCAAGAACTTATGAAAAAGATGGAAAAGAAGGAAAAGTCGCTTCTCTTGAGCTAAAAGATGCAACTGGTGAAATATCTTATACCTTGTGGAATAAAAATGTTGATTTGATTGAGGAATTAGGTTTGGATGCCGGAGATTCTGTAAAAATCTTAAGTGCACAGGTAAGAGAAAGAAACGGGGAATTGTCATTAACTCATTGGGACGGTAGGATAATCAAAGGAGATTTTGATGTTCCCGAATTCAGTCAGGAATTTATTAAAATTGGAAATATTACAGAGCAAAGTAATATAGCTATTAAGGGAGTTATTTCTAAATTGCAAGATGTCAGAACATTCACAAGAAAATCTGATGGCTCTGAAGGTAAATTAAGAAACTTTGATGTTACAGATGATACAGGTTCTATTAGAACTACCATATGGGGACATGATACAGATATTTTGTTAACTAAAGGAGACATTGTCAAGATTATAGGTGCTGATGCTCGTTTTGATGATTATACTGACAGTGGATATTCACTTAATACAAATTTCAACACTCAAATTTCAATAAATCCTGAAAACCTGTCTGATGAGGAATTGGATATCTTTAATGAAATCAAACAGAAAGTTTCTCAAATTAAAAGACTTAGTGAAGTTGAAGAATATGATGAAGACGGAATTGAAGTCGATGTTATAGGAAGAATGTTTGCTATTGGAGAAATAAACGAGTTTCAAAGAGATGATGGCAGTGTAGGATATGCACGTTCAGCTAAATTTTCTGACGGTGAAGGACGTGTTAATTTAACATTTTGGGATCAGAAAGCTAAACAGGAATACAAACCTGGCGGAGCATACAAAATTGAAAATGCAAAGGTTAGATTGGGAATGTATGAAGTCGAATTAAACATTGGAACTTCTGCACGCGTAATGGAATTGCCTGAAGACAGTGACCAAGCAAGATTCTTACCGTCATTTAAAACTATTGAAGCAATGATTTATACTCATAAATCAATATCTGATGTTGAAGAAGATGATGAAAATCTTATTGTTATGGGTAGAATAATTGATGCAAGCAATACTCGTGAATTTGATAGAGATGATGGAACTAAAGGATATGTTAAATCTTTAGAAATAGCTGATAATTCTGGTTCTATCAATGTTACTTTATGGAATGAATATGCTAAAAAAGATTGGAATGTTGGAGACGCTATTAAGTTCCAGGATCCTCAAATTTCATTTAGAAATGACAGTTTGGAAATTAATGTATCAAGATCCACTTCTATTCTTGAACCTGATGAATCAGAGATTAATGATTTGCCAACTTATGATGAATTAAAAGAATCAATTTATGTTCCTAAAACCATTGAGGCTTTAGAAGATGATGACAGAAACGTTCGTATAACTGGTACTCTTAAAGAAGTATTTGGCAATAAAATATTAATTACAAAATGTCCTAACTGTGGAAATACTGTAAATCAGTCATCAGAGGATTTTGTCTGTGAATTCTGCGGAGAAGCTGTAGATGAACCTAAATATCTTTTAATGATTCCGGCAAGACTTGAAGATGACACTGGCGAAATTTCAATTACTTTCTTTGATAACCTGGCTGAAGAACTTCTTGACATGAAAAAAGAAGAAATAATTAATCTTACTGATGATGGTTCCGATTTAGGACCTATGGAAGGTAGAATAGATGATTTAAACGGTTTAACTGTTGAAGTTATTACTAATGTTAGTTTTGATGATTATAATGAAGAAATTAGGCTTAATCCTAAAAGAATTTTATCTAAATATTACTAA
- a CDS encoding glycosyltransferase family 2 protein: MKASVVTPNYNGKKFLKTYFDSLNRNKDSVGEVILVDNGSTDGSIEFIKDYSKNLDFPVIMIRNVENLGFAKAVNQGILKSNYDYIFSLNNDTEVEKGAVKSLMDLISSDEDIFSVASKMVKFDNKTLIDDAGDEYNILAWTKKTGENQPAENYDEIYEIFSSCAGAAMYNKAILNKIGLFDENFFAYMEDVDLSYRAKINGYKNLFCPDSVVYHIGSATSGSRYNKFKVKLAARNNVWTVYKNFPVPQKILNFIFLFLGFLIKYLFFVKKGFGKTYLEGLKEGLKTRNKIDKVKFNRKNTGNYFKIEWKLIVNTFKFLKK; this comes from the coding sequence ATGAAAGCTTCTGTAGTAACACCAAATTATAATGGGAAAAAATTTCTAAAAACATACTTCGATTCTTTAAACAGGAATAAAGATTCAGTCGGTGAAGTTATTTTAGTAGATAACGGATCAACTGATGGGAGTATTGAATTTATAAAAGATTACTCAAAAAATTTAGATTTCCCGGTTATTATGATTAGAAATGTTGAAAATTTAGGATTTGCAAAAGCAGTAAATCAGGGTATTTTAAAATCTAATTATGATTATATATTTTCTCTAAATAATGATACTGAAGTTGAAAAAGGAGCTGTTAAGTCATTAATGGATTTAATTTCTTCAGATGAGGATATTTTTTCAGTTGCTTCTAAAATGGTTAAATTTGACAATAAAACTTTGATAGATGATGCCGGAGATGAATACAATATTCTGGCATGGACTAAAAAAACAGGTGAAAATCAGCCTGCAGAAAATTATGATGAAATATATGAAATATTTTCCAGCTGTGCCGGAGCAGCTATGTATAATAAGGCTATTTTAAATAAAATAGGTCTTTTTGATGAAAATTTCTTTGCATATATGGAAGATGTTGATTTAAGCTACAGAGCGAAAATCAATGGCTATAAAAACCTGTTCTGTCCTGATTCTGTAGTTTATCATATTGGAAGTGCAACAAGCGGAAGCAGGTATAATAAATTTAAAGTTAAGCTGGCTGCAAGAAACAATGTGTGGACGGTTTATAAGAATTTTCCAGTCCCTCAAAAGATTTTAAATTTTATATTCCTCTTTTTAGGATTTTTAATTAAATATTTGTTCTTTGTTAAAAAAGGATTTGGCAAAACATATTTGGAAGGCCTTAAAGAAGGTTTAAAAACAAGAAATAAAATTGATAAAGTTAAATTTAACAGAAAAAATACCGGAAACTACTTTAAAATAGAATGGAAATTAATTGTTAACACTTTTAAATTTTTAAAAAAATAA
- a CDS encoding glycosyltransferase family 2 protein, with product MDLSIVIVNYQTFDLTRNTINSILKYEYPFSYEIIVVDNASADDSLSNLKNYFKDSVKFISSKENNGFAAGNNQGLKIASGQYILLLNSDTIVWENTLEKIYSFMENNPFVGACGCRVLLADGTLDKACKRSFPNVKNSFYRLFHIPTNSKEDNYNLDNLPDDGIYEIDCLTGAFIFLRKKCLDSVGLLDETFFMYGEDIDLCYRIKQDNWKIVYFGKAKITHFKGASSKKQKSKLLYEFYRAMYIYYKKHHANNTSFFVNLIVYLGIACLCILKLILNFFKKKN from the coding sequence ATGGATCTTTCAATTGTAATTGTAAATTATCAGACATTTGACCTGACAAGGAATACTATAAATTCCATATTAAAATATGAGTATCCTTTTAGCTATGAAATAATTGTAGTTGATAATGCATCAGCTGATGATAGTTTAAGTAATTTAAAAAATTATTTTAAAGATTCAGTTAAATTTATTTCTTCAAAAGAAAATAATGGGTTTGCAGCAGGTAATAATCAGGGTTTAAAGATAGCTAGTGGACAATACATTCTTTTATTAAATTCAGATACTATTGTTTGGGAAAATACATTGGAAAAAATTTATAGTTTCATGGAAAATAATCCTTTTGTGGGGGCATGTGGCTGCAGAGTTCTTTTAGCTGATGGAACTCTGGATAAGGCATGTAAAAGGTCTTTTCCAAATGTTAAAAATTCATTTTACAGATTATTTCACATTCCAACAAACAGCAAAGAGGATAATTATAATTTGGATAATCTGCCTGATGATGGAATTTATGAAATTGACTGCTTAACTGGAGCATTTATTTTTCTTCGTAAAAAATGTCTGGATTCCGTTGGATTACTGGATGAAACATTTTTCATGTATGGTGAAGACATTGATTTATGTTATAGGATTAAACAGGACAATTGGAAGATAGTTTACTTTGGCAAGGCTAAAATAACTCATTTTAAAGGAGCAAGCAGTAAAAAACAAAAATCTAAATTGCTATATGAATTTTATAGGGCAATGTATATTTATTATAAAAAACACCATGCAAACAACACTTCATTTTTTGTTAATCTGATTGTTTATTTGGGAATTGCTTGTTTATGCATTTTAAAATTGATTCTAAATTTCTTTAAAAAGAAAAATTAA
- a CDS encoding undecaprenyl-phosphate glucose phosphotransferase — translation MIKQNQRVLNVVMVLTDALVVTIALFCAWWLRFKTTLFGPIGGHLGLQSYVIFLTFAVIPTYLILYFSFGLYKPYRTHKTIFSEATQLIKVNIVAFFVLVAILFIVNEPNFSRIMLFLLAIIATVFGIIERFVIRSFLKEIRSNNKNLKHILIVGDNDLAYTFARRIRNNPYLGFAVSGFLGKSNHVGLEIEGSKIIGAFKDLDEVLEKNNFDRVVLAIPLKYYFKINELVESCEKVGIKAEIIPDYIRYFPAQPSVDMIEDIPIINIRYVPLDDAFNNFLKSLSDYIISVIAIIITSPIMLITAIAIKLTSKGPIIFKQERIGYHGEPFMMYKFRSMKVQNPNEEKSEWTTKDDPRKTKVGNFIRKTSIDELPQFFNVLKGDMSVVGPRPERPYFVEEFKEKIPKYMVKHQVKPGLTGWAQIHGCRGNTSIKKRIEFDIEYVENWHMGLDLAIMIKTAVKRNPNAY, via the coding sequence ATGATTAAGCAGAATCAGAGAGTATTAAATGTAGTTATGGTTTTAACGGATGCATTAGTTGTAACTATAGCTCTTTTCTGTGCATGGTGGTTACGTTTTAAAACCACTTTATTTGGTCCGATTGGAGGTCATTTAGGTTTACAAAGCTATGTTATTTTTTTAACATTTGCTGTAATACCAACATACTTAATATTGTACTTTTCTTTTGGTCTTTATAAACCCTACAGAACTCACAAAACAATTTTTTCAGAAGCAACTCAACTTATAAAAGTTAATATTGTTGCATTCTTTGTTTTAGTTGCTATTTTATTTATTGTTAACGAACCTAACTTTTCAAGAATCATGCTATTCCTTTTAGCTATTATAGCTACTGTTTTTGGAATAATTGAAAGATTTGTTATTAGGAGCTTCTTAAAAGAAATCAGATCTAATAACAAGAACTTAAAGCATATTCTTATTGTTGGGGATAATGATTTAGCTTATACTTTTGCACGTAGAATTAGAAATAATCCATATTTAGGTTTTGCTGTTAGCGGATTTTTAGGTAAAAGTAATCATGTAGGTTTGGAAATTGAAGGAAGCAAAATCATAGGCGCTTTTAAAGATTTAGATGAAGTTCTTGAGAAAAATAATTTTGATAGGGTTGTATTAGCTATTCCGTTAAAGTATTATTTTAAAATCAACGAGCTTGTGGAAAGCTGTGAAAAGGTAGGAATTAAAGCAGAGATTATTCCAGATTATATAAGGTATTTCCCGGCACAGCCATCAGTAGACATGATTGAAGATATTCCGATTATCAATATACGTTATGTTCCGTTAGATGATGCATTTAATAATTTTTTAAAATCCTTATCTGATTACATAATATCTGTTATAGCTATCATAATTACATCTCCAATTATGCTGATTACTGCAATAGCTATTAAACTGACTTCTAAAGGACCGATTATATTTAAACAGGAAAGAATCGGTTATCATGGAGAACCATTCATGATGTATAAGTTCAGAAGTATGAAAGTCCAAAATCCTAACGAAGAAAAATCAGAATGGACAACAAAGGATGACCCAAGAAAAACTAAAGTAGGTAATTTTATCAGAAAAACAAGCATTGATGAATTGCCTCAATTTTTTAATGTTTTAAAAGGAGATATGAGTGTTGTTGGTCCCAGACCTGAAAGGCCGTATTTTGTTGAAGAATTTAAAGAAAAAATTCCAAAATACATGGTTAAACATCAGGTTAAGCCAGGGTTAACTGGATGGGCTCAAATTCATGGATGCAGAGGTAATACTTCTATTAAAAAACGTATAGAATTTGATATTGAGTATGTAGAAAACTGGCATATGGGTTTGGACTTAGCTATAATGATTAAAACAGCTGTAAAGAGAAATCCTAATGCATATTAG
- the radA gene encoding DNA repair and recombination protein RadA, with protein MVELEDLPSVGEKTAEKLRDAGFADMMRLATATPKELSVKAEIGEGVAEKVIEAARKSEKIDFETAYDVLERRRDVGHISVGSEGFNDLIGGGIETQSITEVFGEFGSGKSQISHELAVTVQLPPEKGGLDGECVFIDTENTFRPERIEQIANGFELDIEEVLQKIHVARAFNSSHQILMAEKINELIQQGNNIKLVIVDSLMAHFRAEYVGRESLAVRQQKLNQHLHALQQIANTYNVAVFITNQVQAKPDSFFGSPTKAIGGHVLGHASTYRIWLKKGLAGKRIARLVDSPHLPEGECVFKIKTEGIVD; from the coding sequence ATGGTGGAATTAGAAGATTTACCAAGTGTTGGTGAAAAAACAGCAGAAAAATTAAGAGATGCAGGTTTTGCAGATATGATGAGATTAGCTACTGCAACCCCTAAAGAATTATCTGTTAAAGCAGAAATTGGTGAAGGTGTAGCTGAGAAGGTTATTGAAGCAGCTCGTAAATCTGAAAAAATAGACTTTGAAACAGCGTATGATGTTCTTGAAAGAAGAAGGGATGTAGGTCACATTTCTGTTGGAAGTGAAGGCTTCAATGATTTGATTGGTGGCGGAATTGAAACTCAATCAATTACTGAAGTATTTGGTGAGTTTGGTTCTGGTAAAAGTCAAATTTCTCATGAACTGGCTGTTACTGTACAATTGCCTCCTGAAAAAGGTGGACTTGATGGTGAATGTGTATTTATTGATACTGAAAACACTTTCCGTCCAGAAAGGATTGAACAAATAGCTAATGGTTTTGAATTGGATATTGAAGAAGTTTTACAAAAGATTCATGTAGCTCGTGCATTTAATTCTTCTCACCAGATCTTAATGGCTGAAAAAATTAATGAACTTATTCAACAAGGTAATAATATTAAATTAGTTATTGTTGATTCTTTAATGGCTCATTTCAGAGCAGAATATGTTGGAAGGGAATCTTTAGCTGTAAGACAACAAAAACTAAATCAGCATTTACATGCACTTCAACAAATAGCTAATACTTATAATGTAGCTGTTTTCATAACAAACCAAGTTCAAGCTAAACCTGATTCCTTCTTTGGAAGCCCTACTAAAGCTATTGGTGGACATGTTTTAGGACATGCATCTACTTATAGAATCTGGCTTAAAAAAGGTTTAGCAGGTAAAAGAATTGCTCGTTTAGTAGACAGTCCTCATTTGCCTGAAGGTGAATGTGTATTTAAAATTAAAACAGAAGGTATTGTTGATTAA
- a CDS encoding zinc-ribbon domain-containing protein yields the protein MLRICPKCGEEVPEEYNLCPYCGTGISFAEFSDDYESNDDVDYETYTGYSD from the coding sequence ATGTTGAGAATATGTCCAAAATGTGGAGAAGAAGTTCCTGAAGAATATAACCTGTGTCCTTATTGCGGAACTGGAATTAGCTTTGCTGAATTCAGCGATGATTATGAATCAAATGATGACGTAGATTATGAAACCTATACAGGTTATAGTGACTAA